The Toxoplasma gondii ME49 chromosome XII, whole genome shotgun sequence genome includes a region encoding these proteins:
- a CDS encoding alpha/beta hydrolase fold domain-containing protein (encoded by transcript TGME49_250360) has translation MHAHAMSSYDERTLVSQGKPTFSSRNIKWLNLPFRGRHLQGERKTARGMAPFRHFHQLLPQHFALRTLCPTIYKYAKATSWPSSRAQLVRDRQLVDLSLRSFYASLRPSRLRNQTTVKVQTPVCDAIIYDSSSPRRIRSVGAHFVGKKDASPVQHGAHPEQLPRGGSSPAASSAGVLNNSVPRGGAAIPLQGADTNVAAASDEPRAVPASVSLLSDGGELAAKHVGTEAAVSQQERTAETRLETTGPEPPSPSELPEQQRGGWVEVAVKMAALLQFDAGASAAPSDGRKTVLQKLRDMSPGRERSEKAEATTINDETKKQKWIFFLHGGAFVFNSPESYRLFTNDLSVLTGAKVFCPDYSLAPDRLWPVQLEQCVAAYEYLCYEMNVPGEDIILVGDSAGGNLAVTLMASIVKRGEQSDRTNVAENPKPLPRPAGMVLLSPWLDLTMEGPSYILNATREPVLPLTSIRQSTGVYVYGRFDLGTLSNAEIEERLDVTSEKLCRESPTGPRPNDGDLPSCYSSVSPPEVPDGSRCFSNPWISPVYFDKDMLKNMPPTCIHVGSVEVLLSDSLIFGRQVNDAVRGASLFSEKAWSAADERLYATRAATTAEREMSFLASLPTVGTSKGVTEKREIDDELTRAGTDTNRSSFLGLKDVCMSSASTEIKAVRSHSDKNPSRVPSYFTTYGWLSEADAQKLNADGVVFPFGCEEATAPRVQVKVWKDEFHVFPCCSFLEGPNGEKCLQDIAKWIEDVYANATK, from the exons atgcacgcccACGCGATGTCTTCATACGACGAGCGCACCTTGGTTAGCCAAGGAAAGCCAACGTTCTCTTCAAGAAATATTAAATGGTTGAACCTGCCTTTTAGAGGCAGGCACCTTCAAGGAGAGCGAAAAACAGCAAGAG GCATGGCACCGTTTCGACATTTCCATCAACTACTGCCGCAGCACTTCGCTCTTCGCACTCTGTGTCCAACCATTTATAAGTACGCTAAGGCCACGAGCTGGCCTAGTTCTCGTGCCCAGCTGGTGCGCGACCGCCAACTAGTCGACCTTTCACTCCGTTCTTTCTACGCATCTCTACGCCCTAGCCGTCTTCGGAACCAAACTACTGTAAAGGTTCAAACCCCTGTTTGCGACGCCATTATTTACGACTCTTCATCCCCTCGACGCATTCGCAGTGTTGGTGCACATTTTGTCGGCAAGAAAGACGCTTCTCCGGTGCAGCATGGTGCTCATCCTGAGCAGCTTCCCCGAGGTGGCTCTTCTCCGGCGGCCTCTTCTGCCGGGGTTTTGAACAACTCAGTGCCACGAGGCGGCGCTGCGATACCCTTGCAGGGAGCGGACACCAATGTGGCAGCTGCCAGCGATGAGCCTCGAGCCGTGCCTGCCAGTGTGTCACTTTTGAGCGACGGTGGAGAACTGGCTGCGAAGCATGTCGGGACTGAGGCTGCGGTCTCTCAACAGGAGAGGACTGCAGAGACGAGGCTCGAAACGACAGGACCGGAACCGCCGTCACCGAGTGAGTTGCCCGAGCAGCAACGAGGTGGATGGGTAGAGGTGGCAGTAAAGATGGCGGCTCTTCTTCAGTTCGACGCAGGCGCTTCAGCCGCTCCCAGCGATGGACGGAAAACTGTGCTGCAGAAACTGCGAGACATGTCGCCTGGGAGGGAAAGAtcagaaaaagcagaggcAACCACCATAAACGACGAAACCAAGAAACAGAAGTGGATTTTTTTCTTACACGGTGGAGCATTCGTCTTCAACAGCCCAGAATCGTATCGGCTTTTCACAAACG ATCTCTCGGTCCTGACAGGTGCAAAAGTTTTCTGCCCTGATTATAGCTTGGCGCCGGATCGCCTGTGGCCGGTGCAGCTGGAACAATGCGTCGCAGCGTATGAGTACTTGTGCTACGAGATGAACGTTCCAGGCGAGGATATAATCCTTGTAG GCGACAGCGCAGGCGGAAATCTCGCGGTGACTCTGATGGCAAGTATCGTGAAGCGGGGAGAGCAGAGTGACCGGACAAATGTTGCAGAAAATCCCAAGCCTCTTCCGCGACCTGCAGGCATGGTGTTGCTTTCACCGTGGCTCGACCTCACCATGGAGGGGCCCTCGTACATC CTCAACGCCACCAGGGAGCCCGTCCTGCCTCTTACGAGCATCCGGCAATCTACCGGCGTGTACGTCTACGGCCGGTTTGACTTGGGAACGCTCTCCAACGCAGAAATAGAGGAACGCTTAGATGTGACCAGTGAAAAGCTCTGCCGTGAATCTCCCACTGGACCTCGACCAAACGACGGTGACTTGCCGAGCTGCTACTCGTCGGTGTCGCCGCCCGAG GTCCCAGATGGCTCTCGGTGCTTTTCCAATCCCTGGATTTCCCCGGTTTACTTCGACAAGGATATGCTTAAAAATATGCCACCAACATGCATTCACGTTGGTTCTGTTGAG GTTCTCCTCAGTGACAGTCTCATCTTCGGCCGGCAAGTAAACGACGCCGTCCGGGGCGCGTCACTCTTTTCGGAAAAGGCGTGGAGTGCGGCTGACGAGCGTCTCTATGCAACGAGAGCTGCTACCACTGCAGAACGAGAGATGTCGTTCCTGGCCTCCCTTCCAACAGTCGGCACTTCAAAGGGGgtgacagagaagcgagaaatcGACGACGAATTGACACGAGCGGGGACCGATACGAACAGAAGTTCCTTTTTGGGTCTGAAGGACGTCTGTATGTCGTCAGCTTCCACAGAAATAAAGGCAGTGCGATCCCACTCGGACAAGAACCCATCTAGAGTTCCCAGTTACTTCACCACCTATGGCTGGCTCAGCGAAGCAGATGCTCAGAAGTTAAACGCCGACGGAGTTGTATTCCCCTTCGGCTGTGAAGAAGCCACTGCCCCTCGAGTCCAGGTCAAGGTGTGGAAAGACGAATTCCATGTG TTTCCTTGCTGCAGCTTCTTGGAGGGTCCGAACGGCGAGAAGTGCCTGCAGGACATCGCCAAGTGGATTGAAGACGTGTACGCCAACGCCACGAAGTGA
- a CDS encoding hypothetical protein (encoded by transcript TGME49_250500~3' partial because of sequencing gap, supported by RNAseq.~Signal peptide predicted by SignalP 2.0 HMM (probability 0.798) with cleavage site probability 0.497 at residue 20) codes for MVFWRLRALLNSVLALHAVAEWLDGFLVPRSYQRESRCRWLALPCALHAVAASDAPPDTPETVSGESSDDGRQRPTASGDAGVPLSASSDAGVPSTGSADAGVPSTASGGADVPFPASGGSAVGSDLSLCEKLELTRYRKSRIKRALAAAKCRWSSADSYVRYRTAQRRCRASRAGAPVEPPPPEEEQEYREQYSQSVGAKQLWIERLRATLTSVEQEERELLAAINRQTADATAGDTTEGEPGPSTSMARSQEPAAQILPEVPGVSMEVAASDSSSDDGSIASSPSGKASSAEVAATHSTTAASSGHASLVQALENKLSLIRGRKSGLMARLRGLRKEWSSEDAYVRCRKTTKLKLRSFRGSTSLQDTEVTPEERVRYSRLYREGVADHIRRAEEMRRQIQSLTEEEQQIVSQLRRASSDGAERGATEGQGSSVGGAVIPDVASGLAMTPDGR; via the exons ATGGTATTCTGGCGGCTGCGCGCTTTGCTCAACTCGGTCCTCGCCTTACATGCCGTGGCCGAATGGCTGGACGGGTTCCTTGTACCACGAAGTTACCAGCGCGAAAGTCGATGTCGGTGGTTGGCACTTCCGTGTGCACTTCACGCTGTCGCTGCCAGCGATGCTCCTCCTGACACACCGGAAACAGTATCCGGGGAGTCGTCCGACGATGGCCGGCAGAGGCCAACGGCTTCGGGTGATGCAGGCGTGCCTTTATCAGCGTCGAGTGATGCAGGAGTGCCTTCAACGGGGTCAGCGGATGCAGGAGTACCTTCAACGGCGTCGGGTGGTGCAGACGTGCCTTTTCCAGCGTCGGGGGGTTCCGCGGTCGGCTCGGATTTGAGTCTCTGTGAGAAGCTGGAGTTGACACGTTACAGGAAGAGCAGAATCAAACGTGCGCTGGCAGCCGCCAAATGCCGGTGGAGTAGTGCGGATTCGTATGTGAGATACCGAACGGCACAGCGTCGATGTCGGGCTTCGCGGGCTGGT GCACCAGTGGAACCTCCACCgcctgaagaagaacaggagtATAGAGAACAGTACAGTCAGTCAGTAGGTGCGAAACAATTGTGGATAGAGAGACTCAGAGCCACACTGACCTCCGTCGAGCAGGAGGAGCGCGAACTGCTTGCAGCCATCAACAGACAAACAGCCGATGCAACAGCCGGCGACACGACAGAAGGTGAACCAGGTCCTTCGACGTCGATGGCTCGATCGCAGG AGCCGGCAGCCCAGATACTGCCAGAGGTCCCTGGCGTATCGATGGAAGTCGCAGCGTCGGATTCGTCATCCGACGATGGATCGATTGCTAGCTCCCCTTCAGGGAAGGCGAGTTCGGCAGAGGTAGCCGCGACGCACAGCACAACTGCTGCCTCGTCCGGCCATGCTTCTCTCGTTCAAGCACTCGAGAACAAACTGAGTCTGATTCGAGGAAGGAAATCAGGATTGATGGCACGCCTCCGCGGACTTAGGAAAGAGTGGAGCAGTGAAGACGCCTATGTGCGCTGCAGGAAGACGACCAAATTGAAGCTCCGTTCTTTCAGAGGC TCCACATCTCTTCAAGATACTGAGGTCACACCGGAAGAGCGCGTCCGCTATTCCAGACTGTACAGAGAAGGAGTTGCCGACCACATAAGGCGTGCCGAAGAGATGCGAAGGCAGATTCAAAGCCTAACGGAAGAGGAGCAGCAAATTGTATCGCAACTCCGTCGTGCCTCTTCCGACGGGGCGGAGCGGGGAGCGACCGAGGGCCAAGGCAGCAGTGTAGGAGGAGCAGTCATTCCTGATGTAGCATCCGGTCTCGCGATGACCCCAGATGGGAGG
- a CDS encoding hypothetical protein (encoded by transcript TGME49_250670): MAFWRLRALFNSVLALHAVAEWLDGFLVPRSYQRESRCRWLALPCALHAVAASDAPPDTPETVSGESSDDGRQRPTASGDAGVPLPASSDAGVPSTASGDAGVPSTASGDAGVPSTASGDAGVPSTASGGADVPFPASGGSAVGSDLSLCEKLELTRHRKSRIKRTLAAAKCRWSSADSYVRYRTAQRRCRSSRAGAPVEPPQYEQERVYRERYKEVERAQLTRIERLRATLASVEQEERELLAAINRQTADATAGDTTEGEPGPSTSMARSQGPAAQTLPEVPGVSMEVAASDSSSDDGSIASSPSWKASSAEVAATHSTTAASSGHAARVQALADKLSLIRARKSSLLVRLGDLKKVWKSEDAYVQSRRRSRNSLRALRGSTSLQDTEVTPEERVRYSRLYREGVADHIRRAEEMRRQIQSLTEEEQQIVSQLRRASSDGAERGATEGQGSSVGGAVIPDVASGLDDPDGRRTAEQVPFSEPTAPHERGAATVRSVEPAVLLDASLSSMPQPDVGASTCLLTTSMGDAPGYDEPPLFEQVAAAGTAAEHSENDIPLDVIDFVLSHTTPSTSAGGDITDPPKEPTWPCIQAWSPPLSAAPVMPVEQETSRAPSVPQPGPSAFDMPSISAFCARTESSSLEHRTIPPPPPGSALEYSVIPDPAPDQRHSFTISESRRQSDMGAAGPVWPHTSTHHLAPSADAPRPTRYGPPAAIELQPSLHLHAPSDSRAALMLTTLVPPSDPYEPASAFLGHFPGASTGSHSQLSWAHQTGQSGHSPASADDNGTPSTIAPQHGTGERARRGSVPRDRGG; this comes from the exons ATGGCGTTCTGGCGGCTGCGCGCTTTGTTCAACTCAGTCCTCGCCTTACATGCCGTGGCCGAATGGCTGGACGGGTTCCTTGTACCACGAAGTTACCAGCGCGAAAGTCGATGTCGGTGGTTGGCACTTCCGTGTGCACTTCACGCTGTCGCTGCCAGCGATGCTCCTCCTGACACACCGGAAACAGTATCCGGGGAGTCGTCCGACGATGGCCGGCAGAGGCCAACGGCTTCGGGTGATGCAGGCGTGCCTTTACCAGCGTCTAGTGATGCAGGAGTGCCTTCAACGGCGTCGGGTGATGCAGGAGTACCTTCAACGGCATCGGGTGATGCAGGAGTACCTTCAACGGCGTCGGGTGATGCAGGAGTACCTTCAACGGCGTCGGGTGGTGCAGACGTGCCTTTTCCAGCGTCGGGGGGTTCCGCGGTCGGCTCGGATTTGAGTCTCTGTGAGAAGCTGGAGTTGACACGTCACAGGAAGAGCAGAATCAAACGTACGCTGGCAGCCGCCAAATGCCGGTGGAGTAGTGCGGATTCGTATGTGAGATACCGAACGGCACAGCGTCGATGTCGGTCTTCGCGGGCTGGT GCACCAGTGGAACCTCCACAGTATGAGCAAGAAAGGGTTTATAGGGAACGATACAAAGAGGTTGAACGCGCGCAACTGACACGGATAGAGAGACTCAGAGCCACACTGGCCTCCGTCGAGCAGGAGGAGCGCGAACTGCTTGCAGCCATCAACAGACAAACAGCCGATGCAACAGCCGGCGACACGACAGAAGGTGAACCAGGTCCTTCGACGTCGATGGCTCGATCGCAGG GGCCGGCAGCCCAGACACTGCCAGAGGTCCCTGGCGTATCGATGGAAGTCGCAGCGTCGGATTCGTCATCCGACGATGGATCGATTGCTAGCTCCCCTTCATGGAAGGCGAGTTCGGCAGAGGTAGCCGCGACGCACAGCACAACTGCTGCCTCGTCCGGCCATGCTGCTCGCGTTCAAGCTCTTGCGGACAAACTGAGTCTGATTCGAGCAAGGAAGTCAAGCTTGCTCGTGCGCCTGGGTGACCTCAAAAAAGTATGGAAGAGTGAAGACGCCTATGTGCAAAGCAGACGGAGGAGCCGAAACAGCCTCCGTGCTCTCAGAGGC TCCACATCTCTTCAAGATACTGAGGTCACACCGGAAGAGCGCGTCCGCTATTCCAGACTGTACAGAGAAGGAGTTGCCGACCACATAAGGCGTGCCGAAGAGATGCGAAGGCAGATTCAAAGCCTAACGGAAGAGGAGCAGCAAATTGTATCGCAACTCCGTCGTGCCTCTTCCGACGGGGCGGAGCGGGGAGCGACCGAGGGCCAAGGCAGCAGTGTAGGAGGAGCAGTCATTCCTGATGTAGCATCCGGTCTCGATGACCCAGATGGGAGGCGCACTGCTGAACAGGTGCCATTCTCCGAGCCGACAGCCCCGCATGAACGTGGCGCCGCCACTGTGCGGTCAGTGGAGCCTGCCGTGCTGTTGGATGCCTCTCTGTCATCTATGCCGCAGCCAGATGTGGGCGCCTCCACATGCCTCTTGACTACCAGCATGGGCGACGCACCTGGATATGATGAACCCCCGCTCTTCGAACAGGTCGCAGCTGCTGGTACTGCTGCGGAGCATTCAGAGAATGATATTCCTCTGGACGTCATCGATTTTGTTCTGTCACATACCACCCCATCAACGAGCGCCGGTGGTGATATAACTGATCCGCCAAAAGAACCCACGTGGCCGTGCATTCAGGCGTGGAGTCCACCATTGTCGGCCGCACCAGTCATGCCAGTTGAGCAGGAAACGAGCCGCGCCCCGAGCGTCCCGCAGCCTGGTCCTTCCGCCTTCGACATGCCCTCCATTTCTGCATTCTGTGCGCGGACGGAGTCGTCGTCACTTGAACATCGGACCATACCACCACCACCACCCGGATCTGCCCTTGAGTATTCCGTCATCCCTGATCCTGCTCCTGACCAACGACACAGTTTCACCATCAGTGAATCCCGTCGACAGAGTGATATGGGGGCTGCCGGACCCGTGTGGCCACATACGTCGACGCACCATCTAGCTCCATCAG CAGATGCGCCGAGACCTACCAGGTACGGGCCACCTGCTGCAATCGAGCTACAGCCATCcttgcatctgcatgcaccatCGGACTCCCGAGCTGCTCTCATGCTCACCACCCTGGTTCCACCTTCGGACCCTTACGAGCCCGCATCAGCCTTTCTCGGGCACTTCCCTGGCGCGTCGACGGGTTCACATAGTCAACTATCATGGGCGCACCAGACAGGGCAGAGTGGCCACTCCCCGGCATCAGCTGATGACAATGGAACCCCATCGACAATCGCTCCGCAACACGGCACAGGTGAGCGGGCACGCCGTGGTTCAGTCCCGCGCGATCGTGGAGGTTGA